One genomic window of Gossypium hirsutum isolate 1008001.06 chromosome D11, Gossypium_hirsutum_v2.1, whole genome shotgun sequence includes the following:
- the LOC107913215 gene encoding uncharacterized protein isoform X2 — protein MACLDMYNSEHKGHHHHCPPMSPRISFSNDFAETQQVMKQERNSREAPVSSDFEFSVSNYSMMSADELFFKGKLLPFKDNCNNQMQRTLREELLAGDDDDNNVTLTPPKGSTRWKGFLGLKRTHIGSKKADKINEVSMERMGDNKRFAFVHEDTHVVKTSQELLTEGGSGCRNVEIGI, from the exons ATGGCATGCTTAGACATGTATAATTCGGAGCACAAAGGTCATCATCATCACTGCCCCCCAATGAGTCCAAGAATCTCATTCTCAAATGATTTTGCTGAGACTCAGCAGGTTATGAAGCAAGAGAGGAACTCAAGGGAGGCTCCAGTGTCGTCAGACTTTGAATTCTCAGTATCAAACTACTCCATGATGAGTGCTGATGAGCTTTTCTTTAAGGGTAAGCTTTTGCCATTTAAAGATAATTGTAACAATCAAATGCAAAGGACTTTGAGGGAAGAGCTTCTTGCTggagatgatgatgataataatgtGACACTAACGCCTCCTAAGGGTTCCACAAGGTGGAAGGGATTTCTGGGGCTCAAGAGAACCCACATTGGTTCCAAAAAAGCTGATAAGATTAATGAAGTGTCCATGGAGAGAATGGGTGACAATAAAAGGTTTGCTTTTGTTCATGAGGACACCCATGTCGTCAAAACTTCACAg GAACTTTTGACTGAAGGAGGGTCAGGTTGCAGGAATGTGGAGATTGGAATATAG
- the LOC107913215 gene encoding uncharacterized protein isoform X1 has translation MSRQKKRSHHGHNMHEFKKTTIHQAPHASLYINTNIYSLMACLDMYNSEHKGHHHHCPPMSPRISFSNDFAETQQVMKQERNSREAPVSSDFEFSVSNYSMMSADELFFKGKLLPFKDNCNNQMQRTLREELLAGDDDDNNVTLTPPKGSTRWKGFLGLKRTHIGSKKADKINEVSMERMGDNKRFAFVHEDTHVVKTSQELLTEGGSGCRNVEIGI, from the exons atgtcaagACAAAAAAAAAGATCACATCATGGGCATAACATGCATGAATTCAAAAAAACAACCATACATCAAGCTCCCCATGCTTCCTTATATATAAATACGAACATCTACTCG CTCATGGCATGCTTAGACATGTATAATTCGGAGCACAAAGGTCATCATCATCACTGCCCCCCAATGAGTCCAAGAATCTCATTCTCAAATGATTTTGCTGAGACTCAGCAGGTTATGAAGCAAGAGAGGAACTCAAGGGAGGCTCCAGTGTCGTCAGACTTTGAATTCTCAGTATCAAACTACTCCATGATGAGTGCTGATGAGCTTTTCTTTAAGGGTAAGCTTTTGCCATTTAAAGATAATTGTAACAATCAAATGCAAAGGACTTTGAGGGAAGAGCTTCTTGCTggagatgatgatgataataatgtGACACTAACGCCTCCTAAGGGTTCCACAAGGTGGAAGGGATTTCTGGGGCTCAAGAGAACCCACATTGGTTCCAAAAAAGCTGATAAGATTAATGAAGTGTCCATGGAGAGAATGGGTGACAATAAAAGGTTTGCTTTTGTTCATGAGGACACCCATGTCGTCAAAACTTCACAg GAACTTTTGACTGAAGGAGGGTCAGGTTGCAGGAATGTGGAGATTGGAATATAG